The proteins below are encoded in one region of Oncorhynchus gorbuscha isolate QuinsamMale2020 ecotype Even-year linkage group LG01, OgorEven_v1.0, whole genome shotgun sequence:
- the LOC124046438 gene encoding stress-associated endoplasmic reticulum protein 2: protein MVAKQRIRMANEKHSKNITQRGNVAKTLRPQEEKYPVGPWLLALFVFVVCGSAIFQIIQSIRMGM from the exons ATGGTAGCAAAACAAAGGATCCGTATGGCAAACGAAAAGCACAGCAAAAACATCACGCAGAGAGGCAACGTTGCAAAGACCCTG CGACCTCAGGAGGAGAAGTACCCCGTGGGGCCGTGGCTCCTGGCTCTGTTCGTCTTCGTCGTCTGTGGATCAG CCATTTTTCAGATCATCCAGAGCATCAGGATGGGAATGTGA
- the LOC124046449 gene encoding TSC22 domain family protein 1-like isoform X3, which produces MNTPCYTTVAMDLGVCQLRNFSISFLSSLLSADSSPVRLDNSSSGASVVAIDNKIEQAMDLVKSHLMYAVREEVEVLKEQIKELIERNSQLEQENSLLKTLASPEQMAQFQAQTQAGSPPTSTQPPTQTQAPALPPTQLQPTSHNSGPSA; this is translated from the exons ATGAATACTCCGTGCTATACAACAGTGGCGATGGATCTCGGTGTTTGCCAGTTAAGGAATTTTTCTATTTCGTTTTTATCTTCGTTGCTGAGCGCGGATAGTTCGCCTGTCAGGCTCGACAATAG TTCGTCAGGAGCCAGTGTGGTGGCCATAGACAACAAAATCGAACAGGCTATG GACCTGGTGAAGAGCCACCTGATGTACGCagtgagggaggaggtggaggttcTGAAGGAGCAGATCAAGGAGCTGATTGAGAGGAACTCTCAGCTTGAGCAGGAGAACAGCCTTCTAAAGACCCTGGCCAGCCCAGAGCAGATGGCTCAATTCCAGGCTCAGACCCAGGCGGgctcccctcccacctccacaCAGCCACCGACCCAGACCCAGGCACCAGCCTTACCCCCAACCCAACTGCAGCCAACCTCACACAACTCTGGACCCTCCGCATAG